One region of Thermoanaerobacterales bacterium genomic DNA includes:
- a CDS encoding sulfite exporter TauE/SafE family protein, whose product MKNGRLWRRVAVALLLTLLAGLMLGAAGVGANPGATSLDDLGLTGKLAKAIQEVPLGAEKGHIDPNAPPGFLGIPGAPQVNLIVAFLWAIWVGWIFSTVGAFGGIMAGVGHMTVFGLGPYAKSFKETAPTFNKLLTDSIRVSNQFLVGLSSMVASYNHYRAGRLVLPLGLALGLGSIVGAVTIPWLTGGKVSFSQYQGWFGLFVFIVGAFLLYETTPRGQAGKKAAKAAAKAFEQSVKEKGDTAERGVKVTKVALPMIHFTFCGVEFKFNAVWPVLGGIVIAAVSAFLGVGGGFLYVPFLTSVVGLPMFIVAGTSALTVFISMLASITAYIKLAGAGVYWTLIGVELVGIFIGSVIGPRTMKYIPDIWLKRIFVVLAIYVGLGYFSKGFFGKAWVPM is encoded by the coding sequence GTGAAGAACGGGAGATTATGGCGCAGGGTGGCGGTCGCCCTGCTGCTCACGCTGCTGGCGGGCCTTATGCTGGGCGCCGCCGGCGTGGGCGCGAACCCCGGTGCGACGTCGTTGGATGACCTTGGACTGACAGGCAAGCTGGCCAAAGCGATTCAGGAAGTGCCGCTCGGCGCGGAAAAGGGGCACATTGATCCGAACGCGCCGCCGGGATTCCTCGGGATACCGGGGGCGCCGCAGGTTAACCTGATCGTCGCCTTCCTGTGGGCCATCTGGGTCGGCTGGATCTTCTCCACCGTCGGCGCCTTCGGCGGGATCATGGCCGGCGTGGGCCACATGACCGTCTTCGGCCTCGGCCCCTACGCGAAATCCTTTAAAGAGACGGCCCCCACCTTCAACAAGCTGCTCACGGACAGCATCCGTGTTTCCAACCAGTTCCTCGTCGGCCTTTCCTCGATGGTCGCCAGCTACAACCACTACCGGGCGGGCCGCCTGGTCCTGCCGCTCGGCCTGGCCCTCGGCCTCGGCTCGATCGTCGGCGCCGTGACCATCCCCTGGCTGACCGGCGGCAAGGTCTCCTTCAGCCAGTACCAGGGCTGGTTCGGCCTCTTCGTCTTTATCGTCGGTGCTTTCCTCCTGTATGAAACCACGCCCCGCGGCCAGGCCGGCAAGAAGGCCGCCAAGGCTGCGGCGAAGGCCTTCGAGCAGAGCGTCAAGGAGAAGGGCGACACTGCGGAGCGCGGCGTCAAGGTGACGAAGGTCGCCTTGCCCATGATCCACTTCACCTTCTGCGGCGTGGAGTTCAAGTTCAACGCCGTCTGGCCGGTGCTCGGCGGCATCGTCATCGCCGCCGTCTCCGCCTTCCTCGGCGTCGGCGGCGGCTTCCTGTACGTGCCCTTCCTGACCAGCGTCGTCGGCCTGCCGATGTTCATCGTTGCCGGCACCTCCGCCCTGACGGTGTTCATCAGCATGCTCGCCAGCATCACCGCTTACATCAAGCTGGCCGGCGCGGGCGTCTACTGGACGCTCATCGGGGTCGAGCTGGTCGGCATCTTCATCGGCTCGGTCATCGGGCCGCGGACTATGAAGTACATCCCCGACATTTGGCTGAAGCGTATCTTCGTAGTGCTCGCCATCTACGTCGGGCTCGGTTACTTCAGCAAGGGCTTCTTCGGCAAAGCCTGGGTACCGATGTAA
- a CDS encoding radical SAM protein, with protein sequence MSGRLLKLLYATADGALYEDPELGAAGWDGARVVPLDAARAVPLPEGADLMLLPDRAAVAWDPASGRPLRDVAARRGAGEPLLAVAATLPQGYTRTLLPAYRAEAGAPRLPLFGYTAVGVAGDGQIYAAALVTDRAYRWNPALYNDRTLPRRIKALRKRFPENRLVEHLSRCALEYRCLTAQNLFYGRWEAGLPVAPACNAACLGCLSQQPEGGCPSPQERIAFTPTVEEIAALGAMHLAEGIEPIVSFGQGCEGEPLTQSRLLAEAVAAVRARTSRGSVNLNTNGLDTAALRAVAAAGLDSVRVSLISVRDETYRAYHRPPGFALEDVRRSLAAAKEHGVYVSLNLLVMPGLTDREEEAAALKALLDEGTVDMVQLRNLNVDPAFLFSALPGRQGELLGIPALVDRLRARPGLAVGNYTHAPQAR encoded by the coding sequence ATGAGCGGCCGGCTGCTCAAGCTCCTCTACGCCACCGCCGACGGCGCCCTCTACGAGGACCCCGAACTCGGGGCCGCCGGCTGGGACGGGGCGAGGGTCGTCCCCCTGGACGCCGCGCGGGCCGTACCCCTGCCCGAAGGGGCCGACCTCATGCTCCTGCCGGACCGCGCCGCCGTCGCCTGGGATCCGGCCTCCGGGCGGCCCCTGCGGGACGTCGCCGCCCGCCGGGGAGCGGGCGAGCCCCTCCTGGCCGTCGCCGCCACCCTGCCCCAGGGCTACACCCGCACCCTTCTCCCCGCCTACAGGGCGGAAGCGGGCGCCCCGCGCCTGCCCCTCTTCGGCTACACCGCCGTCGGCGTCGCCGGGGACGGGCAAATCTACGCCGCCGCCCTGGTCACCGACCGGGCCTACCGCTGGAACCCGGCCCTCTACAACGACCGCACCCTGCCCCGCCGCATCAAGGCCCTGCGCAAGCGCTTCCCGGAGAACCGGCTGGTGGAGCACCTCTCCCGCTGTGCCCTGGAGTACCGCTGTCTCACGGCGCAGAACCTCTTCTACGGCCGCTGGGAGGCCGGCCTGCCCGTCGCTCCCGCCTGCAACGCCGCCTGCCTGGGCTGCCTCTCGCAGCAGCCCGAGGGCGGCTGCCCGTCCCCCCAGGAGCGGATCGCCTTCACGCCCACGGTCGAGGAGATCGCCGCGTTGGGCGCCATGCACCTCGCCGAGGGGATCGAGCCCATCGTCAGCTTCGGCCAGGGCTGCGAGGGCGAGCCCCTGACGCAAAGCAGGCTCCTCGCGGAGGCCGTCGCCGCCGTCCGCGCCCGTACCTCCCGGGGGAGCGTCAACCTGAACACCAACGGCCTGGACACCGCCGCCCTGCGCGCCGTCGCCGCCGCCGGCCTGGACAGCGTGCGCGTCAGCCTGATCAGCGTTCGGGACGAGACCTACCGGGCTTACCACCGCCCCCCGGGCTTCGCCCTGGAAGACGTCCGCCGCTCCCTGGCCGCGGCGAAAGAACACGGCGTCTACGTCTCCTTAAACCTCCTGGTCATGCCCGGCCTGACCGACCGCGAGGAGGAGGCCGCCGCCCTGAAGGCCCTCCTCGACGAGGGGACGGTCGACATGGTCCAGCTCCGCAACCTGAACGTCGACCCCGCCTTCCTCTTCTCCGCCCTTCCCGGCCGGCAGGGGGAACTGCTCGGCATCCCCGCCCTTGTCGACCGCCTCCGTGCCCGCCCCGGCCTGGCCGTCGGCAACTACACCCACGCGCCCCAAGCCCGTTGA
- a CDS encoding DUF1847 domain-containing protein yields MKCAYCELKMACSKQGRDCHGGTLEVPEYRDPKVRPYVTYSAFLQHVYGNNLTRLQELIFIPRMMGYRELGLVYCAGLRHEAKLTADALSPHYRVHAVCCDHCLTEDKRFVLDPDKRFGLYERDDRSKVDALNAFGAPMHVSLGLCIEQDILFNRYSNVPVTNFAVSDWVLGHHPLTVVYTTYQRKKYLQGKGLPKPGQVRRTRLQELILFGRRAGFKTISLGFCNGLFEEARMLSDILRQYFIVYSVCCKTSGIDKKSQNTPYMNPNAEFESACNPVGQAKVVNRLRIDLSVQMGICLGHDMCFATHTLPPTTTFAAKDRVLGHNTLAALYSGAHAIEVDYDDPRPYEVAEKYKDAEPPLAGRDDEVEPGAQSAWGYLPPGRDTPVALLKNRTGG; encoded by the coding sequence ATGAAATGCGCGTATTGCGAGTTGAAGATGGCCTGCAGCAAGCAGGGCCGCGACTGCCACGGGGGCACGCTGGAGGTGCCGGAGTACAGGGACCCGAAGGTCCGGCCCTACGTAACCTACAGCGCCTTCCTGCAGCACGTCTACGGCAACAACCTGACCCGTCTCCAGGAACTGATCTTTATCCCCCGGATGATGGGGTACAGGGAACTCGGCCTGGTTTACTGCGCCGGGCTCCGGCACGAGGCGAAGCTGACGGCTGACGCCTTGTCGCCCCACTACCGGGTCCACGCCGTCTGCTGCGACCACTGCCTCACGGAAGACAAGCGGTTTGTCCTCGACCCCGACAAGCGGTTCGGCCTCTATGAGCGTGACGACCGGAGCAAGGTCGACGCCCTCAACGCCTTCGGCGCCCCCATGCACGTCTCCCTGGGGCTGTGCATCGAGCAGGACATCCTGTTCAACCGGTACAGCAACGTGCCCGTGACCAATTTCGCGGTCTCCGACTGGGTCCTGGGGCACCACCCGCTGACCGTCGTCTACACCACCTACCAGCGCAAGAAATACCTGCAGGGCAAGGGCCTGCCGAAGCCCGGCCAGGTCCGGCGGACCAGGCTGCAGGAGTTGATCCTCTTCGGCCGGCGGGCGGGCTTCAAGACCATCAGCCTGGGGTTCTGCAACGGGCTGTTCGAAGAGGCGCGGATGCTTTCGGACATCCTGAGGCAGTACTTTATCGTCTATTCGGTCTGCTGCAAGACCAGCGGCATCGACAAGAAGTCCCAGAACACGCCCTACATGAACCCCAACGCCGAGTTCGAGTCGGCCTGCAACCCGGTGGGGCAGGCCAAGGTCGTCAACAGGCTGCGCATTGACCTTTCGGTCCAGATGGGCATCTGCCTCGGCCACGACATGTGTTTCGCCACGCACACCCTGCCGCCGACCACGACCTTTGCCGCGAAAGACCGCGTGCTGGGCCACAACACCCTGGCCGCCCTGTACAGCGGGGCGCATGCCATCGAGGTCGACTACGACGACCCGCGTCCCTACGAAGTGGCGGAGAAGTACAAGGACGCCGAGCCGCCGCTTGCCGGGCGGGACGACGAGGTCGAGCCGGGGGCTCAATCCGCCTGGGGTTATCTCCCGCCTGGGCGGGATACGCCGGTCGCTCTGTTAAAAAACCGGACCGGGGGGTGA